One Arthrobacter sp. Soc17.1.1.1 DNA segment encodes these proteins:
- a CDS encoding MerR family DNA-binding transcriptional regulator, with protein sequence MGTIVSRTEHPNITAKALGVSAQTLARYAREGIVPFDTTPKGHRRYNTEEVVEALRWVKEPTVFMEPLGFDELVFGSEVVMSPQSRMSQDLRATYTSPITEDPVDISEIQAPSTSAFDEMLSSAKRVLVTVG encoded by the coding sequence ATGGGCACCATAGTTTCCCGTACCGAACACCCCAACATCACGGCAAAGGCTCTCGGCGTCTCCGCGCAGACGCTTGCTCGATACGCACGCGAGGGTATCGTGCCCTTCGACACCACACCCAAGGGTCATCGTCGATACAACACGGAAGAGGTTGTCGAAGCCTTGCGCTGGGTGAAGGAGCCTACGGTCTTCATGGAGCCACTGGGCTTCGACGAATTAGTCTTTGGGTCTGAAGTGGTTATGAGTCCTCAGTCTCGAATGAGTCAGGACCTTCGAGCGACATACACTTCACCTATCACCGAGGACCCAGTTGATATTTCGGAGATTCAGGCACCATCTACTTCGGCCTTTGATGAGATGCTTAGCAGTGCGAAGCGGGTCCTAGTCACCGTCGGGTAA
- a CDS encoding recombinase family protein, translated as MAAVGYARVSTREQNLDGQTDVLEAAGCEKVFIEHASGVLAKRPALEDALEYLRAGDTLMVTKLDRLGRSVRNLKEVADGLQRRGVGLRALSQGIDTTTPGGRLFFHMLAAIAEFEHDLIVERTKDGLAAARARGRTGGGRVKMTPNRARQARAMYEEKTYTVQQIAETFGVSRGTIYRHLGDDATA; from the coding sequence ACGCGGGAGCAGAATCTGGATGGTCAAACCGATGTGTTGGAGGCGGCGGGGTGCGAGAAGGTGTTCATCGAGCATGCCTCGGGGGTGTTGGCGAAGCGGCCGGCCCTGGAGGATGCGTTGGAGTATTTGCGCGCCGGGGACACCCTGATGGTGACGAAGCTGGATCGGTTGGGTCGGTCGGTGCGGAATCTGAAGGAAGTCGCTGACGGGCTCCAGCGGCGGGGTGTCGGACTGCGGGCTCTGTCTCAGGGGATTGATACGACGACCCCGGGTGGGCGGTTGTTCTTCCACATGCTGGCGGCGATCGCGGAGTTCGAGCACGACCTGATCGTCGAACGCACGAAGGACGGCCTCGCTGCAGCGAGAGCGCGGGGCCGGACGGGTGGGGGTCGGGTGAAGATGACACCGAACAGGGCCCGGCAGGCCCGGGCCATGTATGAGGAGAAGACGTACACGGTGCAGCAGATCGCCGAGACGTTCGGGGTCTCCCGCGGCACCATCTACCGGCACCTTGGCGACGACGCCACGGCCTGA